The Phyllopteryx taeniolatus isolate TA_2022b chromosome 7, UOR_Ptae_1.2, whole genome shotgun sequence genome has a segment encoding these proteins:
- the glrx2 gene encoding glutaredoxin 2 isoform X2 — MGNFASSTTGGSTSTACVKFVHELVSQNCVVIFSKTTCPYCKMAKNVFNEIGASYKVIELDEHNDGRKLQEALAQMTGAKTVPRVFINGNCIGGGSDTKQLHQQGKLVSLINQCAPCCAPSSEGSGSGQFESAK, encoded by the exons ATGGGAAATTTTGCATCCTCCACAACAGGTGGATCAACAAGTACAGCATGTGTAAAGTTTGTTCAT GAATTGGTGTCACAGAACTGCGTTGTGATATTTTCCAAGACCACGTGTCCCTACtgcaaaatggcaaaaaacGTGTTCAATGAAATAGGTGCATCTTACAAAGTAATTGAACTTGATGAACACAATGACGGGAGGAAACTACAAGAGGCCTTAGCTCAGATGACTGGTGCCAAAACG GTGCCAAGAGTCTTCATTAATGGAAACTGTATCGGAGGTGGCTCAGATACCAAACAGCTCCATCAGCAGGGCAAGTTAGTGTCCCTGATCAATCAGTGTGCTCCCTGCTGTGCGCCTAGCTCCGAAGGCTCAGGGAGTGGACAGTTTGAATCTGCAAAATGA
- the glrx2 gene encoding glutaredoxin 2 isoform X1 — MNIWKFRSEILYLYSILNFTSSCDNLPFPRMGNFASSTTGGSTSTACVKFVHELVSQNCVVIFSKTTCPYCKMAKNVFNEIGASYKVIELDEHNDGRKLQEALAQMTGAKTVPRVFINGNCIGGGSDTKQLHQQGKLVSLINQCAPCCAPSSEGSGSGQFESAK; from the exons ATGAACATATGGAAGTTTAGATCAGAAATTCTTTACTTATATTCCATACTTAATTTCACCTCTTCCTGTGATAATTTGCCATTTCCAAG AATGGGAAATTTTGCATCCTCCACAACAGGTGGATCAACAAGTACAGCATGTGTAAAGTTTGTTCAT GAATTGGTGTCACAGAACTGCGTTGTGATATTTTCCAAGACCACGTGTCCCTACtgcaaaatggcaaaaaacGTGTTCAATGAAATAGGTGCATCTTACAAAGTAATTGAACTTGATGAACACAATGACGGGAGGAAACTACAAGAGGCCTTAGCTCAGATGACTGGTGCCAAAACG GTGCCAAGAGTCTTCATTAATGGAAACTGTATCGGAGGTGGCTCAGATACCAAACAGCTCCATCAGCAGGGCAAGTTAGTGTCCCTGATCAATCAGTGTGCTCCCTGCTGTGCGCCTAGCTCCGAAGGCTCAGGGAGTGGACAGTTTGAATCTGCAAAATGA